Below is a window of Pochonia chlamydosporia 170 chromosome 7, whole genome shotgun sequence DNA.
ATACCAGAAGGCTCTTAAGGGACCAACCAGCCGGCCCTGACAGAAAACGCCAAACCCAGACAATCGGGGCAGGCGCCTCCAAGTTTGTCACAAACGCCATTGAAAAACACACCCGGTGTGCGATAGTTTCTCGCCAATCAATGCTACGGATTAGAAAGAACGCCCTCAATTGACAAGATTTTGACTTTGTCAATTATGACTCCAGGGTCAAATCTGATCCGTCGCCCCTTCAACTGGCCTAATTGGTCACCCAAATTCATCCGGTTCTCCTCATCATTTTCGAATTCcacaatgtcatccagcCAACAGCCTGCCTGGTTGAAAACTCTTCTTGCAGATCAGGGACCTCCACCCAAGTTGTTTGCATGGACACCCGAAAATCTCGGTCCGGGTGCAAAATATAATGGCCCTGCTAGCCTTAGACCGAAAAGGGATGACCTGGATGAGCGGATATACATCCTCGGAGTCGGCAACATTGGAAGACTTTATGCAAGCTATATAGCGAGGCAGCCTGTGCCTCCGGGCATTACCCTCGTGGTTCACAGAAAGGAACTTCTGTCTCAATGGGTTGAGGGCGATGGTGTCGAGCTCACTCGTGATAACACCGTCATTAAGAACAAGGATTTCGATATTGAGTGGTGGACTCAAACTGCCCCGGACCATGGCCCTGTACGGGAAGTGGCGGACGGTGAAAAAATACGCAACCTTTTCATATCAACCAAGGCATCGGCCGCCATGCCAGAAGCAGATCGACTCCGAGGATACTTGGACAGGCACAGCACTGTTGCCTTTGCTCAGAATGGCATGTCCAAGCTCTGGCCACCGCACGGCCAAGCATATATTGCCGGTCGATATCAGGCAGGCAACGAGCCCAGTTTTCTAGCTTGTATTGTTCACCATGGCGTGCTGTCTACAGGTCCCTTCAAGAGCATTCACACTGCTCCAGCGGACGCATCCATTGGTCCGGTACTCCTTAACCCACAACCTCCCCCCAGTGTTGAATTTTTGACGAGGCGAATCACTGATGCGCCGCTGCTGAATTCCAAGTCCGTCTCGGCCGGCGAGCTTTGGCTGCTTCAACTCGAAAAGCTCGTAATGAATGCCGTTATCAACCCCCTGACGGCACTGCTACGTTGCAAAAACGGTGAGTTATTTGCAGGCGGCGAGCATGATAACCCCCTACGGCAGGTGCTACACAAACTACTGGCGGAAACGAGCGCTGTTCTTCAGGCCCTTGTAAATCACGACAGCAGTGCCAGTCTCCTAGCCTCGTATGCGAACCAAAATCAACCGACCAATTCAGACCACTCCGTCGAGAACGTCCGCAAGCTGCAGAGAGAGCTAACAGACCGGTTTTCTCTGCCGTGTCTAAAGAAGAAGCTCTATACATTTGGTATCAAGGTTGGTGAAAATCGAAGCTCTATGCTTCAAGATGTGGAGGCGGGAAAACCAACGGAGATTAGAGATTTCAATGGCTGGTTGGTAGACATTGCAGCTTTCCTCGGCCAGGGCCTGGACGTGTCAACACACCAAGCCCTCATAGAACTGGTTGAGGCGAATTCAATTTTGGATAAGGATGCCCTGGTAAAGAGACTTCTCTAAAAGCTTTTGAttaaaaataataataaagaaaaaTCAACAAAGGAAACCTATGGCGTTAATCATCGTTACTGCTAGTCCAATACGTCATGATCGGTATCTGCCGTGAAACACCGGCGTCCCAAGGCGCAAATTCCAGAAACGCccctttttttctttccttttgATTCCTCTCTGATCATGTCAGCACTGCCACATGCTGTCTCCATCTATCACTCATAGGCCGTTTCATTTTTCCTGTATACAACGCCCATTAGTTTGCAACACAGTCCCCCGTAACGTTTCCGATCATCCTTCCCTATGCACCTGCACAGTTGACCAAACCATTTTGGTAACTTTAGAAAATTCACCTCTCACGATCGTCCCACTCCAATTGTGCCGTCTCGGATTCGTCAGGGATATATGTTCTGTTCATCCGTGCCATGGTCTGTGTATTTGCGGTAGTTCCATTGTGTCTGATTCCTCAGCTGCGGAGGCTGATCTCGGAGACATGGATTGCCATGTGGCATCAGGGTCGTCGGCGCCGATGAGTTCCAAGACTCTCTCCCTACACGCTGCTGGTGTAAACCCGGATCCAACTTTGTGCGCAACAATACGCCACTTTTCATTCTCATAGTCGGTCAGAGCAGTTCGAAGCTTATGGTCCTACCATCCAATCCATTAGTATTCAACAGCGACGAGTAACAGCAGAGACAGATTTTGAAGACAAAATAAATTCATAACATCTTTGTACAAACGGAATCTTCAAAGGAAATTAGACGTACCATCTCGTCAGTCCATTGCGTAGTTTTGGCCTTCAACTTTGTGCAATAACGGACCTGTAAGGTACCTGATGACCGTCCAGGGAAGAAATCCGCAATTTGCTTCCACGTCAAGTTCTTTTGCTCTTTTAACTCGATAAGAAGCTGGTCATCTTCAGCGGTAAACTTCAGTTTCGGGCCGCGCGGGCGTGGCGCTGGTGGTGGCATCCCTACTTGTCCAACCATACTCGGCGCTCCGCTACCATCATCTCGTCGCATGGATTTGGATAGATGCCCTAGATCtggaaggtgatgatggtggtgcaaTTGCGGACCTTGTGCTTGGTGAGACAAACTCCCAACGCCGGAGgatgctgccgctgccgccgctgcttGTCCATAGGCTGCCCCGATGGAATTAGACGGCATCGTATCCAAACTTGACTGCCCTAACGAGGCAACTCCACCCATCGAAATATCGAAGTCATCTTTACGAATTCTGTTGACGCTGTTCGCAACAAATGACGCATGTCCTTCCGTAGGCGATGCCGTAGCAGCGTACATGGGTGTCGTTACAGAGGTTGCCGAGCCGAACTGAACATGACCAAGGCGATGGCCACCCATCTGTGACGAGTCCAACTGCATTGTCGGAGAGTGTTGGTGTGATTGCTGCTGTCCTGTCACTCCTGGTCGCGATGAGTGGTGCCCATGTGCCGGTTCTGGTGAGGTATTGCTACCAGTACTGCTGCCCGTTACGCCGGAATGATGAAAAGACGACCTCGGTTGTTGTTGGCTACTGTATGGATATTGCTGCGAACTTTGGAAAGGGTtttgctggcttggagaTGAAtatggttgttgaagctggctCTGGTTTCCGCCCTGGGCtccatggccagcagcaaagTCCACACTGTAGCCCCCAACTCGATAGTTGTCCGCCAGCGTGTCTTCGTTTGGCGCTCGGATTCC
It encodes the following:
- a CDS encoding MYB DNA-binding domain-containing protein (similar to Metarhizium acridum CQMa 102 XP_007810439.1); the protein is MQLDSSQMGGHRLGHVQFGSATSVTTPMYAATASPTEGHASFVANSVNRIRKDDFDISMGGVASLGQSSLDTMPSNSIGAAYGQAAAAAAASSGVGSLSHQAQGPQLHHHHHLPDLGHLSKSMRRDDGSGAPSMVGQVGMPPPAPRPRGPKLKFTAEDDQLLIELKEQKNLTWKQIADFFPGRSSGTLQVRYCTKLKAKTTQWTDEMDHKLRTALTDYENEKWRIVAHKVGSGFTPAACRERVLELIGADDPDATWQSMSPRSASAAEESDTMELPQIHRPWHG
- a CDS encoding ketoisovalerate reductase (similar to Metarhizium acridum CQMa 102 XP_007810440.1), with the protein product MSSSQQPAWLKTLLADQGPPPKLFAWTPENLGPGAKYNGPASLRPKRDDLDERIYILGVGNIGRLYASYIARQPVPPGITLVVHRKELLSQWVEGDGVELTRDNTVIKNKDFDIEWWTQTAPDHGPVREVADGEKIRNLFISTKASAAMPEADRLRGYLDRHSTVAFAQNGMSKLWPPHGQAYIAGRYQAGNEPSFLACIVHHGVLSTGPFKSIHTAPADASIGPVLLNPQPPPSVEFLTRRITDAPLLNSKSVSAGELWLLQLEKLVMNAVINPLTALLRCKNGELFAGGEHDNPLRQVLHKLLAETSAVLQALVNHDSSASLLASYANQNQPTNSDHSVENVRKLQRELTDRFSLPCLKKKLYTFGIKVGENRSSMLQDVEAGKPTEIRDFNGWLVDIAAFLGQGLDVSTHQALIELVEANSILDKDALVKRLL